The Granulicella sp. 5B5 nucleotide sequence CCCGTCGAAACCGCCATCCTCTACGACGCAGGCATCCTCGGCCACTACGTCGGCGACGGCTCCATGCCGCTGCACACCACCATCCAGTACAACGGCTGGACCGGCGACAATCCCAACGGCTACACCACCGAGCACCACATCCACTCGCAGTTTGAAAGCGCGTTCGTTCACCAGAACATCAAGTACGCGCAGATCGCCAAACTTGTCGCCGACACCAAGCCCGTCGCCCTCGACAACGAGTGGTCCCAGTATCTCGACTACCTCCACCACTCGCATGTGCTCGTCGAAAAGGTCTATCAGCTCGATAAGGCAGGCGGCTTCACCGGCGCAGGCACGCCGGAGTCCCGCGCCTTTACGGAGGAGCGCATCGCGGCCGGCGCCATCGAGCTGCGCAACCTCATCTACTCCGCCTGGGTCCACTCCGCAGATCCGGTTGAGGAGTACCACGGCAACTAGCTTCCGGGTGCCCCATCCATGACGCCGTCTTATCGCGTCATGGATGGGATGCCGATCTATCCGCTTGTCACACCGTCTCCAGTTCTGCTTTGTGCATCATCCGCCGCAGCAGGGGCCGCAGCGCCAGCGCGACCAGCGGCATCGTCACCGCCGCGCACACGACCCACACCACCAGCGCGTGCCACTCCCACAGCCACAGCGCGCGTGTCGTGTCCCACGGATGGTGCCGCACCGCAGCCAGCAGATGATGCCCTTCCATGGGCGGCCGCTCCGTCGCAAACACCAGCGACCCCAGCTTCAGGAACAGCGGAAATAGCGCAATCTCCAGCGGATACATCATATGATTGCCCAACTGGCTCGCCACCAGGTTCAGCCGGAACGCCGCCGCCAGCCCCAGCACTAGCAGGGTCGTCGACCCGAAAAGCGGGTTCACTCCCACCACCACGCCCAGCGCCAGCGACCACGCCAGCCGCTCCGGCGTCGCACCCATGCGCATCAGCCGCAGCAACGGCTCCACCACCACGCGCTCAAGCAGCTTCCCCATATCTCCACAATACTCGGTACACTGAAGCATCGCAGCGCGGAGCGCACCCGCCACGGCACAAGCCCCGCATCTTTTCACATCGCCTCAACCGTCTCTTAGAGCAGCACCCGCAAACGCAGTACCAGCGTATCTCCAATCCAGGACCATCGCCCTTTGTCCATCGTCTCCGTTCCTCGCCGCGTCTATCGCATCCTTAAAGTCGTCTTCGTCTTCGCCTACTCCATCGTCGAAGTCTTCATCCAACGCCCCAAAACCCGCGCTGCCCGCGCCGCCTGGCTCAGCAAGATCGGCAACCGCCTCTGCCGCGCCGCCGACGTCACCTACGAGACCCGCGGCCCCGTCCCCATGAGCGGCGCCGTCATCTCCAATCACCTCACCTACGTCGACATCCTCATCCACGCCGCCATACGTCCCGGCGTCTTCGTCTCCAAGATCGAGCTCCGCTCCACGCCCGTTCTCGGCTGGATCAGCTTCATGGCCGGCACCATCTACGTCGCGCGCGGCGCCGGCGGTTCCGCTGCCAAGGCTGCCGAAGGCATGGCCAAGGGCTTCCGCGATGGCCTTCCCGTCACCTTCTTCCCCGAAGGCACCACCGGCGTGGGCGACGTCCCTGTGCTGCCCATGCGCAGCGGCCTTCTCTCGCAGGCCATCGCCGCGGACGTCCCCGTCCACTACGGCTTCATCCGCTACAGCCTCACCCCTCGCGACCTCGCCCGCGGCAAAACCGTGCGCGACGACGTCGACTGGGGCCCAGAAACGCTCTGGCAGCACATCTGGAACTTCGTCGATCTCCACGGCGTCCACGGCGTAGTCACCTTCGCACCGGAGCCCATCGCCTTCTCGCCCGCAGCTATCGCCAATCGCAAAGTGGCCGCCCTCGAAGCCCAGGCGGCCATGGAGTCCCTCGCGCGCTCCACCGACCCCAACCCCGTCGCCGTCGCCTCATAGCGGCTTCGGCCGATTCCCAATAGAGGAATTTCCTTTTTACCGGCGACGGGCTTTCCCACACGTAATGTCTGAACTCGTACTACGAATGCGCCTTAAGTAAGGTGTCGGGCAGCTTGACGTTGCGCTAGTCTTAACGCGGGATTCATCTGGCCACGACGGCCATTGCCACCTGTATCACAGCAAACGGGGCAATTCTGGCCGGGACCGTTGCGGATGCTTGCAGGTAGCACAGAAGGGGCGGAGTTCCGTTCCGAACACCGGTGTTCCCAATTGAACCCGGTTGCAAGCCGGGCCCCTGTATCCTCGTTCATTACCCACGGCCTCCATCGTAGACTCGGGAGACCTTCGGGAGAAGCTTCTCTATGCGCCGCATCCTCATCATCGACGATGAAGACGACATTCGCGAGGTCACCGCGTTGACCCCCGTGCCACCAGTTGGCACGTCGAAACAGCCGGCTCCGACTCTGAAGGCATCCTCTGCGCCACCACCAGCCGTCCTGACGCCATCCTTCTGGATTTCTCCATGCCCGGCATGGACGGCCCCACACCCCTGCGCGCGGCACAGTGCATCCCCGCCCTCGCTTCCGTCCCTGTTCTCTTTCTCACTGCCCGCGCATACTCCGGCCACGTCGCCGGCCTTGGTGCCGCAGGTGTCGTCGCCAAACCCTTTGACCCTCGTACGCTGGGAAGACAGATCGCCAGCGTCCTCTGTTGGAGTTGATCTACATGGCCTATAGCAACGCCGTTCTCGCCGCCAGCAACATCAGCCAGGGTTTCAAGCTGCAGCTTGACGCCGTTTGGGAGCGCAATCTCCCGCTTGTGCGCGACCGCCTCGACCGCCTCGACGCCTTCGTCTCCACCCTCTCCAGAGGCTCCGCCACGCCGCAGCAGTTTGAAGAGGCCGTCGACATCGCGCACAAGTTCTCCGGCTCGCTCGGCATCTTCGGCTACCCCGCCGGCAGCCAGTTCGCCGGCAACCTGGAGCGCCTGCTGCAGTCCACCAGGCCGGACCACAACGGCATCCGCAACGCCGTCCAGGCCATCCGCGCCACGCTCAACCTGTAGGCTCTCTCCTACCGCCCCATGGCCTCCGTCACTAACCACCGCGTCAGCTCCAGTCCACCCGCAAAGTTGTCCTCCTCCAACGGGGCCTTCCTTCCATCGGTGTACTCGTTGTAGACCCACGGGTCGACGTTCGCATACACCAGCCCATGCCCCGCATGGGCCACGGCCATCATCGTGTCGCCCTTGTCCGTCAACACCGCCTTCGCCGCACCGGACACCGTGATCGTGCAAGTCTCCTTCATCAGCGCCTTGTGCGCGTCATGGAAGATCCCGCCCGTCCCCGCGGCAATCGGCACAATCGTGTTCGCGTAGTCGTTGTTCAGTTCGCGGTTGCGCGTTACCGCGTTGTAGTGGATGCCGAACCGGTCGCTCAAAATATCCAGGTGCGTCTGGTCGGCGTGCTCGGAGTCATTCTCCATCATCACCAGTTCACCGCCCTGCTTCACCCACGCCTCGATCGCCGCCGCACTCGCCTCATCCATGTAGTGAGTATTCGGGTTCAGCGCCGGAATATCCGGCGACACGATCACATAGATCGAAACACCTTTCAGATCCGCAGCTGTCGGCGCATGGTCCAGCACCTCCGTCCGCATCCCGTACGCGCGGAACATCCGTCCCCACACCGAGTAGCCGCTGTTCGCGTCGTCATCCCACTTGTAGTGAAAGAGCTGCGCGCTCCCTGCCGGCGTCTTCCGCATCTGCGAGTTGAACCAGCCGTCCACCAGCACCGTCTTGCCGCGCGCCTTGCGCATCAACTCCGCTGCGTCCTTGCGCTGAGTGATCTCGCTCAACGCCAGCAAATACGCGCCCACGCCCTTCGCATCGTTGTCGCCGACTTCCTCGCCAATATAGTAGTCATACGTGCCGCTGCGATACGGCGTCCCGCCCAGCCCAGCCACCTTCACCGTGCCCGACAGCGTCCCGTCCGGCTTCACAAAGTGCTGCTGAATCCCCTCCCAGCCCTTCGTCACATTCTGCTCCAGCGACATCGGCGCGACGCCCAGCCGCACACCCTTCGCCATCGCATACACAAACATGCAGCTCGCCGAGGCTTCCAGATAGTTCCCCTTCTGCCCGCCCTTGTCCATCACCTGCCACCACAGCCCGCTCTGCGCATCTTGATAGCGCGCCACCGTCTGTAGCACGTTCCGCGCCACGTCCTCCAGCGCCAGCCGCTGCGGATCGGTCTCCGGCATCCGGTCCAGTACGTCCACCAGCGCCATCGCGTACCAGCCCATCGCCCGCGCCCACACCTCCGGGCTCAACCCCGTTTGCTTGTCCGCCCAACCCATCTTCTTCGAATCGTCCCAGCCATGGCGCAGCAGCCCCGTCTTGCGGTCGCGCATATGCTCATCCATCAGCAGCAACTGCCGCACAGCCGAATCCAGATCGTCCTGCTTCGCAAACGTGCGCCCGTAGCCCTCCATAAACGGCTCGGCCATGTACGCGCCATCCAGCCACATCTGGTTCGGATAGATCCCCTTGTGCCAGTACCCGCCCGCCGAGTTCTTCGGCTGAGCATGAACCTGCTCTTCCAGAAACGTCGCGGCCTTGTAGTAATTCTCCTTCTGCAACACCCGATACATCGTTAGCACACTGCGCCCCATCTCGATATCGTCCAGCGAGTGCTGATCCACCGGGAAC carries:
- a CDS encoding DUF2062 domain-containing protein, with the translated sequence MGKLLERVVVEPLLRLMRMGATPERLAWSLALGVVVGVNPLFGSTTLLVLGLAAAFRLNLVASQLGNHMMYPLEIALFPLFLKLGSLVFATERPPMEGHHLLAAVRHHPWDTTRALWLWEWHALVVWVVCAAVTMPLVALALRPLLRRMMHKAELETV
- a CDS encoding lysophospholipid acyltransferase family protein; this translates as MSIVSVPRRVYRILKVVFVFAYSIVEVFIQRPKTRAARAAWLSKIGNRLCRAADVTYETRGPVPMSGAVISNHLTYVDILIHAAIRPGVFVSKIELRSTPVLGWISFMAGTIYVARGAGGSAAKAAEGMAKGFRDGLPVTFFPEGTTGVGDVPVLPMRSGLLSQAIAADVPVHYGFIRYSLTPRDLARGKTVRDDVDWGPETLWQHIWNFVDLHGVHGVVTFAPEPIAFSPAAIANRKVAALEAQAAMESLARSTDPNPVAVAS
- a CDS encoding response regulator, whose product is MLCATTSRPDAILLDFSMPGMDGPTPLRAAQCIPALASVPVLFLTARAYSGHVAGLGAAGVVAKPFDPRTLGRQIASVLCWS
- a CDS encoding Hpt domain-containing protein produces the protein MAYSNAVLAASNISQGFKLQLDAVWERNLPLVRDRLDRLDAFVSTLSRGSATPQQFEEAVDIAHKFSGSLGIFGYPAGSQFAGNLERLLQSTRPDHNGIRNAVQAIRATLNL
- a CDS encoding glycoside hydrolase family 88 protein; translation: MKPMLKLGVVCVAGWFAVVAVGQTTVQTSGVSESDPVLERALTAWPDGRIDTVKRPGEWTYEEGVLLDGMIAEWRATGDGRLFQYVKAAVDRSVNKDGVIDFGGGKPFPVDQHSLDDIEMGRSVLTMYRVLQKENYYKAATFLEEQVHAQPKNSAGGYWHKGIYPNQMWLDGAYMAEPFMEGYGRTFAKQDDLDSAVRQLLLMDEHMRDRKTGLLRHGWDDSKKMGWADKQTGLSPEVWARAMGWYAMALVDVLDRMPETDPQRLALEDVARNVLQTVARYQDAQSGLWWQVMDKGGQKGNYLEASASCMFVYAMAKGVRLGVAPMSLEQNVTKGWEGIQQHFVKPDGTLSGTVKVAGLGGTPYRSGTYDYYIGEEVGDNDAKGVGAYLLALSEITQRKDAAELMRKARGKTVLVDGWFNSQMRKTPAGSAQLFHYKWDDDANSGYSVWGRMFRAYGMRTEVLDHAPTAADLKGVSIYVIVSPDIPALNPNTHYMDEASAAAIEAWVKQGGELVMMENDSEHADQTHLDILSDRFGIHYNAVTRNRELNNDYANTIVPIAAGTGGIFHDAHKALMKETCTITVSGAAKAVLTDKGDTMMAVAHAGHGLVYANVDPWVYNEYTDGRKAPLEEDNFAGGLELTRWLVTEAMGR